AGACAAAGAACCATCAGGGCGTGATTGCGCTGGTTTCCGCGCATGATTATGTAGAGGTGGAGGATATTCTTGCGGCGGCAAGAGCAAAGGGAGAAGACCCCTTTATCATCCTTCTGGATGGCATCACAGATCCGCATAATCTGGGCGCGATTCTCAGAACGGCAGAATGTGCCGGCGCGCATGGTGTGATTATCCCGAAGCGTCGCTCCGTCGGGCTGAATGCAACAGTCGGAAAAACCTCCGCAGGCGCGATAGAATATATGCCTGTGGCAAAGGTGACGAATCTCGTGAAAACCATGGAGCAGCTCAAGAAGGAGGGTCTTTGGTTTGCCTGCGCGGATATGGGCGAAAATGACCATTTCGATACCAATCTGAAAGGCCCTATCGGTTTGGTGATTGGCAGTGAGGGTGAGGGTGTCAGCAGATTGGTGAAGGAAAACTGCGATTTCACCGCATCTATCCCGATGTATGGAAAAATTTCTTCTTTAAATGCCTCTGTTGCGGCAGCACTGCTGATGTATGAGGTTGTGCGTCAGAGAAATTACAGCAAATAATGATTTAATGACGTTGTTCCATATCCCTTGTGAGGATTGTATGCTTGCCTTGATTTTGCAGCACCAAGTATTGGTGCTGCGGTATCGGGTTCCAAGGGAGTGACTCCCTTGGCTGGGGGTTCGGGGGACAGCGTCCCCCGGAGAGAAAGGAGGGGAATCTGTTGGCAAAGGAATTTTTGCTTGTGGATGGCTATAATATTATCCACGCCTGGAGCGAATTGAGAGAGCTGGTGGAGGATGTCAGTCTGGAAAGCGCCCGCCAGCGGCTGATGGATATCCTCTCGAATTATAAAGGCACCAAGCAGGCAACGGTCATTCTGGTGTTCGATGGCTATCTGGTCAAGGGGAATATCGGTACCGTCTATGAATATAACAATATTTTCGTAGTCTATACCAAGGAAGCGGAAACCGCCGACCATTATATCGAGCGTGTCGTAACCTCCATGCCGAAGCATTATAAGGTGCGCGTGGCAACGGGGGACGGTCTGGAGCAGCTGATTATTTATGGGCAGGGGGCGATTCGTATGACGGCGAGAGAGCTATGGAACGAGGTTACT
This sequence is a window from Anaerotignum faecicola. Protein-coding genes within it:
- the rlmB gene encoding 23S rRNA (guanosine(2251)-2'-O)-methyltransferase RlmB; its protein translation is MEREKRRERELNENQLEGRNAVLEVLRSGRDIEKIMVQKGNVEGTIKRIVAQAAEKGVVIQEVSRQKLDELSQTKNHQGVIALVSAHDYVEVEDILAAARAKGEDPFIILLDGITDPHNLGAILRTAECAGAHGVIIPKRRSVGLNATVGKTSAGAIEYMPVAKVTNLVKTMEQLKKEGLWFACADMGENDHFDTNLKGPIGLVIGSEGEGVSRLVKENCDFTASIPMYGKISSLNASVAAALLMYEVVRQRNYSK
- a CDS encoding NYN domain-containing protein; this translates as MAKEFLLVDGYNIIHAWSELRELVEDVSLESARQRLMDILSNYKGTKQATVILVFDGYLVKGNIGTVYEYNNIFVVYTKEAETADHYIERVVTSMPKHYKVRVATGDGLEQLIIYGQGAIRMTARELWNEVTAAETELRERFIRNRPPKNNILADHLDEEALAWFEELRRKK